The stretch of DNA GCGGGGACTCAAGAACCCGATCGTGGGCGATGTGTTCGACGCGTACCCTCGCCCGTTCGATACCGTGCTCGTGATTCTCAACATCGGGATCGTCCGCGATCTTGCTGGACTTGATCGGTTCTTGGCGCTTCTTGACTCCCTTTTGACGAAGGGCGGTCAACTCATCACCGATTCCTTCGATCCGAGGAATCCCAGTGACGAAGCCTATGGGAAGTACCAGCAGGGCAAGATCGCCAAAGGGTGCTACCTCGGTGAACGCACACTGAGGTTTGAGTATCGAGATCAGACCAGTGATTGGTTCGAGTGGATGCACGTCGACTCCGACACACTGGGGCAGCGCGTTTCCGATGCCGGCTGGTGCATGCAGACAATCGGGATTGAGGGGGATCGGTTTCTTGTGCGCATCACCCACGCCGAGGGGTCGTGAGGCGGAGTGAACGCTGATTCCCTGGGGCAGATCGTCATCCTGAACGGGGTGCAGCGATCGGGGAAGACGAGCATTGCGCAGGTCATGCAAGGCACATTCCCCGGCCTCTGGATCAACCTTGGCAGCGGATCGACCGCTCGCTTCGTGGGCTCCGGCCGCTGAGCCGCTAAACCATTAGGAGGCTGCGTGGATTCCAATGAGGGTCGCTTCGAAGAGGGCGCAGGGCCCGTCATCGCTTCCGGTGCACACGACGGAATCGAGTGGGCACTCCAAGGGGCGATCTCTGACGATCGGGTTTCAACGTTCGTGAGTACCCAGTTCGGCGGTGGAGGTGGCACCGGTTCGCTCCCATTCGCAGATACCCCCGACGGCAAACTTGGCCACTTCGGGAGCGTCGGCTGGGGGATCTCAACACAAGGAAGAGGCGGGCTTGGGGGCAAGCGAGTTGTAGCCTCACATGTGTGCGGCGTCGTCTCACCTGATGTCGCGGACGTCCAAGTCTGGTTCGAGGACGACACGACCATTCAAGCCGTCTTGATCGATACCGGGGACAGTCGCGCGAAGTTCTTCGTGGCCGTCTGGTTTCCCTCCTCGGGATGTCACAAACTCGTTGCGATTGATTCTCGGGGGACGTGGCTAGAAGATAAGGTTCGACTCGATGGTCACTGGAGGTAACCGAACATCATGTGGAGCAGGGGGATTACGGACCGACAGGCGGCAAGGTGGGCCCGCACCCGTCGTGGCGGGCGGTTGCGGTTCATCTTGCTCTACGGCGTGTTGGGTTGGGGCGTTCTTGCGGGCATCATCGTCGCCGCTCTTCGATGGTGGGCGGAGCAGGGGTCTCTTGCTCAGCATGTTGCGCTGTCGGTGATTGTCTTTGCAGTCACGGGCGTAGGTTGGGGCGCCTGGATGTGGCGCGTTGGGGAACGTGGTTATCGGCGATGGGAGCAGGGGCGAGCGGGTAGTTCTTCGGCTTGAGCCGACGCTGGAAAGGGTTGCGGTGATTGTTCCCGATAGCCTCGCGGCGACATGCAGCAAGACGCCCGAGAGATCCGCCTGGCTTGATCGGCTTCGAGATGTTCTCCCGGAACTTGAAAGCCGATGGGGGCTTACTCTGGGCAGGCCCTTCGACGGTTCCGAAGTGAGCTGCGCTTGGGTGGCACCGGCCACTCGCAAAGATGGGACTCATGCCGTACTCAAGGTCGGGATGCCTCACTTTGAGGGCGAGCAGGAGATTGCCGCACTGCGCTTCTTGGACGGCAATCCCACCGTGCGTCTTCTTCAGGCGGACGACGAACTCAACGCGATGCTTTTGGAGCGCTGCGTTCCCGGCGCTTTTCTGCGCAACCGTCGTGCGGAGCCGGAGCAAGATGTTGTCATCGCACAGTTGCTCAAGCGGTTCTGGCGCGCGCCGGTCGGTCCGCACGCGTTCCGTCCGCTTTCCGAGATGACGATGTATTGGAGCGCCGCGACGCTTGCGGATGCGGAACGTTGGCCCGATTCCGAGTTGGTCGCGGAGGGGCTTCGACTGTTTCGAGAGCTGCCGCTCACCGCTTCCACTCCCGTGCTGCTCGCGACCGACTTGCATGCGGGAAACGTCCTCGAAGCACAGCGCGAGCCGTGGTTGGTTATCGATCCAAAGCCTTTCGTCGGCGACCCCGCCTACGACGCAACGCAGCATCTGTTCAACTGCAGAGGCAGAATGCGCTCGGACCCGCAGGAGACGATCGCGCGCTTCGCAGACTTGCTCGACGTTGATGCCGAGCGGGTGCGACTCTGGATGCTCGCGCGCTGCGCCGCCGAGCCGCGGGACACTTGGGGTGGCGACTCACTTGCGCTCGCGCGGAGGCTGGCGTAAGACTTCGACCTACGCGGCATCCATCTCGCCTTTCGAGCCAAAGACATCGCGCCGCATGCAAGTCGGCAGGGGTGAATCGTGATTCGACGAGGAGGGAGAAATGACCGGACAATTTGGCCGCCGCGCGCGTCTGATTGCGCTGTTTGGCGTGTCGGTGTTCCTTCTGGCGGCATGCAACGGACGTCCCGCTTCAGCGCCGAGGACGACGCCCCCCGGCGAAACCGAGGCGCCCGTCCAAACCGACGCCCGCATCTACTACTTGGAGGAGTCGGCAGATCGGTTTGATGCCGAGGCGGTTGCGACCTACACGAACCGTACGGGGAGACAAGTCTTCTTCGAGCGCTGCAAATCGGACTCGCAAGGGCCGGTGTATAGGATTCGGCGTGTTGGAGCGAACGCTGATCGCAGATCCTTGGTCTTCGCGGTCTGGGCATGTGTCGGCGGTGTACCCACCGGCGCACTTCCTCCAGGCGGCACCCTGACCGCGCGTGTATGGCTCGGCAGTACGAAATCCCCGGGTGCATCCCCACCGGACGAGCCGGAAGACAGGATCGGGACGTTTCAGATCACCTTCGAATTGTGTCGGGAACATGCAGAGGAGTCCGGAAAGTGTCAGGCCCTGCCTGATTCCGAACGCGTGTCCAACGAATTCGAGGTCAGGTTCAAGGAGCAGTAGGTGAAGCAACGGCGGGATCCGAACTCGTTTCTGGATCGACCGGCTCGTCGAGATCGGCGTTTCGTTGCAGTCCATCGCGGCGGTTCGCTCGACGTGGCGAGGCATCGCCTGCTGGCAAGTTGGGCGGCGGATTGCGCGGAGCACGTATTCCCGTTGTTCTCCAGAAGGTATCCCGAGGATGATCGGCCCCGGTTCGCGATCGAGGCCGCGCGCGCGTGGTCTCGGGGGGAGATCACAGTGGGTGCCGCGCGCGCGGCCTCGTCCGGCGCGCATGCGGCAGCAAGAGGCGCGTCAGAAGGTGAGGCGCGAGCGGCCGCGCGCGCTTGCGGTCACGCCGTCGCCACTGCGCACATGGCGGACCATTCGCTGGGAGCGGCGGCCTACGCTGTTAGAGCCGCGAAGTCGGCGTCTCCCACGTGCGACGCACAAACGACAGTCGATCGCGAACGCCGGTGGCAGCGCGAGCATCTGCCGGAAGCGGTTCGCGAACTTGTCCTGTCGGCGCAGGAGCCGGGGTCGGCCCTTAGCAAAGTGACCCTGCTTTGGAGAGCGCTCGCCGTGGTTCTCCTCGCGACGTTCTCGCTTGCAGCGGGTTGCTCGTCGGGTGGTAGGCAGTTGGATGGAACGCACTGGAGGCTCGCCGAGTGGACCCTGAGTTCGCTCGACCCCGCGGACTTCGTCTTGACTGCCACATTCGCCGACGGGCGGGTTTCGGGCAGCAGCGGAGTCAACTCCTACTCCGGTTCGTGCAAGACAGATTCAGGCGGAGGATTCGAAATAGGGGATGTCGCCGGTACGAGCATGGGGGGTCCCGAGCCAGCGATGCGCGCGGAGTCCGCCTTCCTCACCCTGCTCCGGCAAGCCCGCTCTTTCACGGTGGCCGGCGGCAAACTCACGCTGTATGACGAGGGCGGGAACGAGTCGTTGATCTTCGAGCCCGCAGCCAAACAGAGGTAAGTCTCGACCGCGAGGCAGTTGAGTCCGTCCCCGAGGTCGTCTCCTTCGCGCTGGACGGTTAGGCTGCTTCCGTGACCGATCGGAATCATCAGGGGCAGTATGGACCGTAAGTCGCTAACACGTTTTGCCGGGCTGTCCATCGTGGCGGCCGTCCTCACGATTGCCCTCAAGGGGGCTGCTTACTTCCTCACCGGTTCGGTTGGTCTTCTTTCCGACGCGCTTGAGTCATTCGTCAACCTCGCCGGTGCGCTCATGGCATTGACGATGTTGATTGTGGCTGCCCGCCCCCCGGACGAGGACCACGCCTTCGGGCACGACAAGGCGGAGTACTTCTCAAGCATCTTCGAGGGCACGCTCATTCTGGTTGCGGCCGGCGCCATCGGGATCGCAGCGATCTCGCGACTTCTGCACCCCCGAGCGCTTGAGCAGGTCGGTCTCGGCCTTGCGATTTCCGCTACTGCCGCGCTCGTGAACCTCGGAGTCGGCTTGGTCCTGTTGCGCGCCGGCAGGCGACATTATTCCATTGCTCTCGAAGCCAGTGCGCATCACCTTATGACCGACGTGTGGACGTCGGTTGGGGTTCTTGTCGGAGTCGCGGCCGTTTCGCTGACCGGCTGGCAACGCCTCGACCCGATCGTCGCTTTGATCGTGGCCGGCAACATCATCGCGACGGGCGCGCGCCTCGTGCGACGCTCCGTTTCCGGGCTCATGGATGCTGCGTTGCCGCCGGGGGATCAACAGGCCGTGCAGCGAGCGCTCGCCCGGTATTGCGACGCGGGCGTCCAGTTCCATGCGCTCCGCACTCGCCAGGCCGGCGCGCGCCAGTTCGTTTCACTCCACGTCTTGGTTCCGGGCGGCTGGACCGTTCAGCGCGGCCACAACCTGCTGGAGCAAATCGAAGCGGACATCCGCGGGGCGCTGCCGCGCGCCGCAGTGTTCACCCACCTTGAATCCCTCGACGATCCCGCCTCTTGGGACGACGTCGAACTGGATCGCTCGACTGCGACGCCGCCCAAGACGCAGTCGAACGAGAACCGGCCGCCAAGGGATCCAACGAGCGCATAACGCCGGCGCGCGCGACGATCCGGACCTCGACTCGACCCATCGCCTGTGGCGCCCAGCATTGTCGGTATTGATGCGCGCGCGCTAAGGTCGCGCGCGCATGGGCGAGAGGGCGACGGTAGATGTCCTCTGAGCGTGAGTTCGAGGGTCCCCCATCGCTCGCCGTCGCAATGCTCGGTCGCCTCTCGGCCCCCGCGGCTGAGCCGAGGAAGTGTTCGGTCTGGCACGGAGGGAGAAGTCAGGTGGGAGAGCAACTGCCTACGGCGCTGGTCGCCGCGGCTGTGTCGGCGGTGGTGTCCGTAGCGGTCGCTCTGGCCCAGTTGCGACAGGGTCGCGTTTCCCACCGGTTCCAGGCCCAGCGGGACATTACCGCCAAGTATGACCGGATGATCGACTACCGACTCCAACGTCCAGAAGTACTCTCCCTCGCTCGTCGCTGGAGCCACGGTTGCTTCGCCTGGATCTATGATCACACTGGTCCTGACGGTGATGCCTGGGCAATCTATTACGGCTACATCGAGCTCATCACCTTCTACTGCAGCGCTGTCCTCCGTGCGAGGGCGCATGGTCTAATCGATGCGGATGTCTACGAATCTCAGCACGAACCCCTGATCAAGCTACTGCTGGCCGAACACTATCCCGTTCTGTCGGTGATCATTCGCCCCCGTGGCTACGTGACCAAGTACCTGGTTGAGCACGTGGCTGATCTGCGCAGGTGCGATTGGGATTGGGAAGCGGCGTACGGTGATCTCACCGGCTAGCCGGTGAGATCACCGCGCCATCAGACGGAGAGGGTCGCGGGCTTGGATTGAGCAGGATTGCGGCTGTCTGGCGCGGTGCGTGGCCGCGCTCGGTCGTGGGCGTGGATGGTCCAAAGAGCAGTGGGATTGCTTGCGGGGAACAGTCCAGACGTGCGGTCTGAGGCCACGTTCGTTTGGCTGGCACTACAGGATCGGCAGTGAGCGCTCGATTTCCCAGGGGCTGACGTAGGCCTTGTATGCCGCCCACTCGTCGCGCTTGTTGCGGATGAAGTACTCGAAGACGTGATCGCCCAGCGCTTCACGCATGAGGTCCGACGATTCCATCGCCGTCACCGCTTCGAAGAGGTTCTCCGGCAGCGATTCAATGCCGGCCGCGCGCCGCTCGGCCTCGCTCATTGAGTGGATGTCTTCGGTCGCTTCCGGCGGCAATTCCTCGTTGTTGATGATTCCGTCGAGGCCGGCGGTCAGCATTGCCGCGAACGCGAGGTAAGGGTTGCACGAAGGGTCCGGCGAGCGGACTTCTATGCGAAGGTCCCCCGCGCGCGCCGAGCCTGCAAGTCGCAGCAGCGCGGAACGGTTGCGGCGGGCCCAGCAAATGTACACCGGTGCTTCGAATCCGGGAACCAGCCGCTTGTAGGAGTTGACCCACTGGTTGCACACTGCCGCGGTTTGATCCGCGTACTTGAGCAGTCCGGCGAGAAACGCGCGCGCGACCTTGGACATCCCCATCGGATCTTCGACGTCGGCGAACGCGTTGCGGTCGCCTTCGTACAGCGCCATGTGTGTGTGCATGCCCGATCCCCAGGCGCCCTGGATGGGCTTGGGCATGAAGGTCGCGTACACGCCGGCTTCTTGAGCGACTTCCTTTACGGCCAGGCGCGCGGTCATGACGTTGTCGGCCATGGTGAGCGCGTCGGTGTCGCGCAGAACGATCTCGTGCTGCGACGGCGCGACCTCGTGGTGCACGCTCTCGACCGAGATCCCCATTTGCTCGAGGTACAGCACGGTGCGCTTGCGCAAGTCGCTCGCGACGTCGAGCGGCGTCAAGTCGAAGTAGCCGCCCTGGTCGAGCCCTTCGGTTCCGGCGGAGTCCTTGAAGTAGAAGTACTCCAACTCGGGTCCGAGGTAGAAGGTGAAGCCCATCTCTTGCGCGCGCGCCAGCGCGCGCTTCAACACCGTGCGCGGATCCCCGTCGAAGGACTCGCCCTCCGGCGTGAGGACGTCGCAGAACATCCGCGCGACGCCGTGCTGGTCTGGCCGCCACGGCAAGATCTGAAACGTCGATGGGTCCGGGCGCGCGAGCATGTCGGACTCCTGCACGCGCGAGAACCCTTCGATGGCAGAGCCGTCGAAGCCCATGCCTTCTTCGAAGGCGGCTTCCAGCTCGGCGGGCGTGATAGCGAACGACTTCAGAAAGCCGAGCACGTCGGTGAACCACAGGCGGATGAAGCGAATGTCGCGCTCCTCCACCGTGCGCAGCACGTAGTCGATGTCCTGGGTGCTCATCGTGATCTCTGCGCCTCCATCTTGTACCCGACGTTACGAATCGTAGCGATCATTGATTCGTGCTCGGCACCGAGCTTCGCGCGCAGCCGTCGCACGTGCACGTCCACAGTACGCGTTCCCCCGAAGAAGTCGTATCCCCAGACTTCCGAGAGCAACTGCTGGCGCGAGTACACGCGCCCCGGTCTCTGGGCGAGAAAGAACAGCAACTGGAATTCCTTGTACGTGAGGTCGAGCGGCCGGCCGCGCAGGCGGACCTGATAGGTGTCGGGATCGATCGACAAGTCGCCTACGCGCACCGTTCCCGACGATTCGCTCGGCGCCGACCCGAGCGCAAGGCGCACGCGCGCCAGCGTCTCGGGAATGGTGCAGCCCTGGACGATGAACGAATCGGCTTCCCAGTCGGGACCGAAGGCGTCGAGGTTGTCCGGGGCGATCAGCGCGACCAGAGTTAGGTGCGGCTGCGCCGCGCGCAGCGCGCGGCAGGCGTCGCGGCCTCGAGCGAGATCCTTCACCGCGTCGACGAACACCAAGCCGGAGGCCGGCCGATCGTCGGGCGGCGCCGGAGCCACCGTCACGCGGTGGCCGCCTGCTTCCAGCCCATTGACCAAGGACCACAGGTCCTCGGGCCGGTCGCTTACTACCAGGATGTCCGCCATTGTGTCGATCCTAGAAAGCATAAAGCCCCAGGCGGCCGGGCTTCATTGCCTGGGACGTTTGCGCTATCGCGCCTTCGGCATGCAAAGTAACAGAGGACGACGAACCCAACAACCAATATGGCCTCTCCCTCTCGCTCCATGCACCCTCGCTGGCGTGGTCGCCATCCGGCGCTCCGCTGGCGTCTGCAGCATGTCGTCTTGCGCGCGCGCGGCGAGCGCGATGCGTACGACCTGCCGCATTCTCACTTCTGGTGCGACGCCGAAGACGGTGTTCGTTTGGCGGGAACGAGGCTCGGCGATCACCCCGACACCGCGATCGTGTTGGTGCACGGATTCATGGGATACCGGACCAAGCGCCCTTGGCGCGTTCTCGCCGAGGGACTAGCTCGGCGCTACACGGTCTTCACGTTCGACCTGCGCGGGCACGGGCAGTCGGCGGGCGCATGTACCGGTGGTGAGCGCGAGATGCTCGACGTCAAGGCCGTGGTGGAACATGCGCGCGCGCGCGGTTTCCGCCGGGTCGTCACGGTCGGCGGGTCGCTCGGCGGAATTGCCGTGGTGCTCGAGGCGGGCAAGTATCGCGACGTCGACGGGGTGGTTGCGATCTCGACGCCGGCGCTGTGGGCGACCAGCGACACCAAAGCGGTGAAGCGCGCGATGTGGATCTTCACCAGTCGCTTCGGACGCTCGCTTGCGCGAAGGCTGATGGGGACGCGCATTCATCTTGACTGGGGAGATCCCGCGCCGCCGGCGGAAGCGGTGCGCAACATCGCGCCGATCCCGTTGTTGGTCGTGCACGGAGACAACGATCACTTCTTCCCTGCCGACGACGCGCGCATGTTGTTCGACAACGCCGGAGAACCCAAGCGTCTTCTGATCCTGCCCGAATTCGGCCACGCCGAGGATGGGTTCACATCGGTGTTTGCCGCGCGCTTGGCCGGCGACATCGAATCACTGCTCGATGCCGGAGCGTTGGTGCCGGCCGGAACCGCGTGAGTCGCCGCCGGATGATCGCGAGCTTGGTGCTCGCGAGTGCGATGACCGGCGGATTGCTGCTTGGACGAATGGCGCTGCTGCTGGTGGTCACCGCCATCGGGATTGCTGCCGGCGGGGAGTTGTTCCGCGTTGCGCGCGCGCGCGGAGCGCGGCCGATGGCGGCACTCGGTCTTGTAGGAATCGCGGGGCTGTTCGTCGTCGCGCATGTGCGTGGAGATGGCGCGCCGACGGTGCTGCCGGCCGCAGTGTCCGCGGTCTTGGCTGCGTCTTTTCTCCTGATGATGTTTCGGCGGGACCGGCGCGACGCGACGAAGGCGCTCGTCTACACGGTCTTTGTCGTGATCGTCGTCGGGTTGCCGGGCTCGTACGTACTCGCTCTGCGCGCGTCGGCCGATGGGTTCCGTCTGGTGCTTGGATTGGTTGCGATGGCCGTTGCTGCCGATGTGGTTCCGGTGGTGCTGCGCGCGGCGCGCGGCCGCGGCCGGCATTCGGCGGTTCACGACCCGGTGTGGCAGCGGTTGGTCGGCGCGCTGATGGGAACCATCAGCGTCGCGGCCGTCGCGGCGATCGCGATGGCGCCGCCGTTTACGTCCGCGCGCGCGCTCGTGCTGGCGTTTCTGGTCGCAGCCACCGCGACCGTTGCCGGTCCTGTTTTCGACATGATCGAAACCGACCTCGCGCCGGAGAACGGCCGCGGCGCAATCCGACTGCTTCCGCGCATCGACGCGGTGCTGGTGTCGGCTCCGATGTTCTTTTATGCCTTCCGAGTGATGGCTCGGTGAGGTGGGCCTGATTCCCGGTTCGCGATTGCTGCGCCGCTTCGTGGTATCGGGACTCGTTTTGGGCGCGTTGTTCACAGTGGTGAACGTGGGGGTTGAGCGCGTCGCCGAGGGCCGCATCGCTGCGTTTGCACAGCGCGAACTCAAGACCGACTCATTGCCCACTCTCGACGTCGGTGGGTTCCCGTTGGTGGTGAACGTCCTTCGCGGTCGTTTGCCGCGCGCCTCGCTCAACGTCGAGAACCTGACGCTCGACAAGATGCGGATTCGGCGGATCCACGTTGAGATGCGCGACCTGTACGTTCCAGGTGGGCTGGTCGGAGGACGCCCGTACACCGTGGTCGTCGGGCAGGGCAGCGTCGCGATTGCTATCGAGGACGATGCGATTAACGCGATGCTCAAGGAATCCGGCGAGGACGCGCGCGTGCGGATTCGCAGTTCCTCGGTTGCGCTGCGCGCGCGCATGCGAATCGGCGGGCGGATGCGGAGTCTGGTCGCAACCGGCGGGTTCGTCGTGCGCAGCGGTTTCTTGGTGTTTGCTCCTCGCAAGGTCACTCTCGACGGCAATCCGCCGCCGAAGTACTACGAGGAGCGGGTTCGCCGGGAGGCCACGGTTCGCGTTGCGTTGCCGGACCTCCCTGAGGGCATCAAGTTGCAGGCTCCGGATCTTGCGGCGGGGTCGATGACCCTGAGCG from Actinomycetota bacterium encodes:
- a CDS encoding alpha/beta fold hydrolase, translating into MASPSRSMHPRWRGRHPALRWRLQHVVLRARGERDAYDLPHSHFWCDAEDGVRLAGTRLGDHPDTAIVLVHGFMGYRTKRPWRVLAEGLARRYTVFTFDLRGHGQSAGACTGGEREMLDVKAVVEHARARGFRRVVTVGGSLGGIAVVLEAGKYRDVDGVVAISTPALWATSDTKAVKRAMWIFTSRFGRSLARRLMGTRIHLDWGDPAPPAEAVRNIAPIPLLVVHGDNDHFFPADDARMLFDNAGEPKRLLILPEFGHAEDGFTSVFAARLAGDIESLLDAGALVPAGTA
- a CDS encoding methyltransferase domain-containing protein translates to MPDMKLHGQAMLDYLAGDANAQCVLRRDDGFAYPPIYAKQFFYPDGLPELDRLAVEQCSGRVLDIGAGAGSHSLAIQDKGLDVTSVDISSKAVQVMTARGLKNPIVGDVFDAYPRPFDTVLVILNIGIVRDLAGLDRFLALLDSLLTKGGQLITDSFDPRNPSDEAYGKYQQGKIAKGCYLGERTLRFEYRDQTSDWFEWMHVDSDTLGQRVSDAGWCMQTIGIEGDRFLVRITHAEGS
- a CDS encoding glutamine synthetase family protein codes for the protein MSTQDIDYVLRTVEERDIRFIRLWFTDVLGFLKSFAITPAELEAAFEEGMGFDGSAIEGFSRVQESDMLARPDPSTFQILPWRPDQHGVARMFCDVLTPEGESFDGDPRTVLKRALARAQEMGFTFYLGPELEYFYFKDSAGTEGLDQGGYFDLTPLDVASDLRKRTVLYLEQMGISVESVHHEVAPSQHEIVLRDTDALTMADNVMTARLAVKEVAQEAGVYATFMPKPIQGAWGSGMHTHMALYEGDRNAFADVEDPMGMSKVARAFLAGLLKYADQTAAVCNQWVNSYKRLVPGFEAPVYICWARRNRSALLRLAGSARAGDLRIEVRSPDPSCNPYLAFAAMLTAGLDGIINNEELPPEATEDIHSMSEAERRAAGIESLPENLFEAVTAMESSDLMREALGDHVFEYFIRNKRDEWAAYKAYVSPWEIERSLPIL
- a CDS encoding phosphatidate cytidylyltransferase; its protein translation is MIASLVLASAMTGGLLLGRMALLLVVTAIGIAAGGELFRVARARGARPMAALGLVGIAGLFVVAHVRGDGAPTVLPAAVSAVLAASFLLMMFRRDRRDATKALVYTVFVVIVVGLPGSYVLALRASADGFRLVLGLVAMAVAADVVPVVLRAARGRGRHSAVHDPVWQRLVGALMGTISVAAVAAIAMAPPFTSARALVLAFLVAATATVAGPVFDMIETDLAPENGRGAIRLLPRIDAVLVSAPMFFYAFRVMAR
- a CDS encoding cation diffusion facilitator family transporter, which translates into the protein MDRKSLTRFAGLSIVAAVLTIALKGAAYFLTGSVGLLSDALESFVNLAGALMALTMLIVAARPPDEDHAFGHDKAEYFSSIFEGTLILVAAGAIGIAAISRLLHPRALEQVGLGLAISATAALVNLGVGLVLLRAGRRHYSIALEASAHHLMTDVWTSVGVLVGVAAVSLTGWQRLDPIVALIVAGNIIATGARLVRRSVSGLMDAALPPGDQQAVQRALARYCDAGVQFHALRTRQAGARQFVSLHVLVPGGWTVQRGHNLLEQIEADIRGALPRAAVFTHLESLDDPASWDDVELDRSTATPPKTQSNENRPPRDPTSA
- a CDS encoding DUF2993 domain-containing protein; this encodes MGLIPGSRLLRRFVVSGLVLGALFTVVNVGVERVAEGRIAAFAQRELKTDSLPTLDVGGFPLVVNVLRGRLPRASLNVENLTLDKMRIRRIHVEMRDLYVPGGLVGGRPYTVVVGQGSVAIAIEDDAINAMLKESGEDARVRIRSSSVALRARMRIGGRMRSLVATGGFVVRSGFLVFAPRKVTLDGNPPPKYYEERVRREATVRVALPDLPEGIKLQAPDLAAGSMTLSADLRNARLKLG
- a CDS encoding META domain-containing protein — translated: MVLLATFSLAAGCSSGGRQLDGTHWRLAEWTLSSLDPADFVLTATFADGRVSGSSGVNSYSGSCKTDSGGGFEIGDVAGTSMGGPEPAMRAESAFLTLLRQARSFTVAGGKLTLYDEGGNESLIFEPAAKQR
- a CDS encoding response regulator transcription factor; this encodes MADILVVSDRPEDLWSLVNGLEAGGHRVTVAPAPPDDRPASGLVFVDAVKDLARGRDACRALRAAQPHLTLVALIAPDNLDAFGPDWEADSFIVQGCTIPETLARVRLALGSAPSESSGTVRVGDLSIDPDTYQVRLRGRPLDLTYKEFQLLFFLAQRPGRVYSRQQLLSEVWGYDFFGGTRTVDVHVRRLRAKLGAEHESMIATIRNVGYKMEAQRSR
- a CDS encoding aminoglycoside phosphotransferase family protein, whose amino-acid sequence is MAPATRKDGTHAVLKVGMPHFEGEQEIAALRFLDGNPTVRLLQADDELNAMLLERCVPGAFLRNRRAEPEQDVVIAQLLKRFWRAPVGPHAFRPLSEMTMYWSAATLADAERWPDSELVAEGLRLFRELPLTASTPVLLATDLHAGNVLEAQREPWLVIDPKPFVGDPAYDATQHLFNCRGRMRSDPQETIARFADLLDVDAERVRLWMLARCAAEPRDTWGGDSLALARRLA